The nucleotide sequence GATATCTGCCTCTTTAAGAGAATAAGGTATGTTCCCGACATAAATAGTCATAAGAAACCGGTTTTTCGGTAAAACAAAACTCAAAATATGTAACAAGTTATAAATTAATGTTCAATTTCAAAAAAAAAATAAAAAAAACCGGAAAAGAGATAATAAAAACTCCCTTCTTCCGGCTGATATAAATGGCCTCCTACAGCTATTTTCCCAACGTTGCTACCATGACTGCCTTGATCGTATGCATCCTGTTCTCTGACTGGTCAAAAACAACTGAATGCTCTGACTCAAAGACATCTTCGGTGACTTCCATCGACTCAAGCCCGAATTTACTAAAAATCTCCTCACCTACTTTTGTCTCACGGTTATGGAATGCAGGAAGGCAATGCAGAAACTTCACGCCAGGATTACCCGACCACTCAATTACCTGCCTGTTAACCTGATAGGGCCTCAAAAGCTCAATCCTTTCCTCCCATACGCTGTCAGGTTCACCCATTGAGACCCAAACGTCGGTATAGAGAAAATCAACACCTTTTACAGCCTCCCTGACATCTTCTGTTATGGTTAATCCGGCACCTGTTGCAGCAGCCAATTCCCTGCACATTCCGACAAGTTTCCTGTCAGGCTGACACTTTTCCGGAGCGGCGGCCCTGAAGTCCATCCCCATCTTTACAGCACCAACCATAAGGGAGTTGCCGACATTATTCTTAGCATCGCCAAGATAACAAAATGAAATATCTCTCAGTGGTTTATCAGAATGCTCCATCATAGTGAGCAAATCTGCCAGAACCTGTGTTGGATGATACTCACTTGTAAGGCCATTCCAAACAGGTACACCGGCATACTCTGCCAGTTCTTCAACAATTTCCTGGCCGAAGCCCCTGTATTCAATTCCGTCATACATCCGGCCAAGTACACGGGCCGTATCTTTCATCGACTCCTTATGCCCAATCTGGGAACCGGTTGGTCCAAGATAAGTAACATGGGCTCCCTGATCAAATGCGGCAACTTCGAATGCACATCGTGTTCGCGTTGAGGTTTTCTCAAATATCAGGGCAATATTCTTTCCCTTCAGCATCTGCTTTTCGGTTCCTGAATATTTGGCAGCTTTAAGACTTGCTGACAGCTCAAGCAAATATTCTATTTCCCTTGACGAAAAATCAAGAAGTTTAAGAAAATGACGGTTTCTGAGATTAAAAGCCATTATTAGATTTCATTATAGGTTAAACATAATTTTGAAACATCAATCTTCATATTCCATGGTGATTTTTGTCCCGAATTTCTTATCAGACAACTTAAATGCCTCGGTGATAACACTTTTTTTACCTCCCCTCTCTAAAAACTGCAAACACGCTCTTATTTTTGGGGCCATACTACCCTCTGCAAACATACCGGCATTAATGTACTTCATTGTATCGTCGAAATTAAGAAATTCAACAGCCTTTTGTCCGGGTTTATTAAAATTGATATAAACATACGGAACATCTGTCAATATATAAAACTCATCTGCACCTATCTCGGCTGCCAAAAGCGACCCTGCAAGATCTTTGTCAATTACAGCTTCAGCCGGTCTGACCCTGCCCTCCTCATCAAAATAGACCGGCACTCCTCCCCCTCCGGAAGCGATAACAATTGTACCGTTTCGGGCCATCTCACTTATTACATTTACATTCAGAATGCTCTTGGGTTCGGGAGAAGGGACAACCCTGCGCCAGCCCCCACTTATCTTAACCTCTTCCCTGAACTCCCACCCTTTTTCACCGGCAAGTTTATCTGCCTGATCCCTGTTGTAGGTCTTCCCAACTCTTTTGGTGGGATTACTGAATGCATTGTCGTTTTTGTCAACTTCAACCATCGTAACCAATGTTACGATATCCCTCCTTATGTTATGTCTCCTGAGAACGTTGTGCATCATTCTTTCAATCATATAGCCTATTCCTCCCTGCGAGTCAGCTACGCAAATATCGAGAGGCATTTGAGGTATGCCAAAGTTCTGTTCACCTGCATCATTCCTCATAAGAATATTTCCAACCTGTGGTCCGTTACCGTGGGTAATAACCAGGTTATATCCTTCCTTAAGCAGAAAAATGAGGTTCTCCAGGGTATCGGTGGTGTTCTGTTCCTGCTCCTCAATTGTACCTTCCTGATCACCCCGCAACAAAGCATTACCACCAAGAGCCACAACAGCTAATCGTCTCATAAGCAAATACTTGCAGTCATATATTTATAAAAGACAAATTTATGTTATTTTTTATGAATTTAACATGATTTAAATTAGTTCATGACGAAGTGCTTAATACAATGATTTTGCAGTATCGCTTATTTATAAA is from Marinilabiliales bacterium and encodes:
- the arcC gene encoding carbamate kinase, producing the protein MRRLAVVALGGNALLRGDQEGTIEEQEQNTTDTLENLIFLLKEGYNLVITHGNGPQVGNILMRNDAGEQNFGIPQMPLDICVADSQGGIGYMIERMMHNVLRRHNIRRDIVTLVTMVEVDKNDNAFSNPTKRVGKTYNRDQADKLAGEKGWEFREEVKISGGWRRVVPSPEPKSILNVNVISEMARNGTIVIASGGGGVPVYFDEEGRVRPAEAVIDKDLAGSLLAAEIGADEFYILTDVPYVYINFNKPGQKAVEFLNFDDTMKYINAGMFAEGSMAPKIRACLQFLERGGKKSVITEAFKLSDKKFGTKITMEYED
- the argF gene encoding ornithine carbamoyltransferase; this encodes MAFNLRNRHFLKLLDFSSREIEYLLELSASLKAAKYSGTEKQMLKGKNIALIFEKTSTRTRCAFEVAAFDQGAHVTYLGPTGSQIGHKESMKDTARVLGRMYDGIEYRGFGQEIVEELAEYAGVPVWNGLTSEYHPTQVLADLLTMMEHSDKPLRDISFCYLGDAKNNVGNSLMVGAVKMGMDFRAAAPEKCQPDRKLVGMCRELAAATGAGLTITEDVREAVKGVDFLYTDVWVSMGEPDSVWEERIELLRPYQVNRQVIEWSGNPGVKFLHCLPAFHNRETKVGEEIFSKFGLESMEVTEDVFESEHSVVFDQSENRMHTIKAVMVATLGK